A portion of the Fusobacterium sp. DD2 genome contains these proteins:
- a CDS encoding FMN-binding protein, whose translation MKKIILTLILTLASVTAFASVGEGVGNGYKDEIKVSVEKDGDKIVAIKVIKMDETKRIAQPAIEKLTQEIIAQQKVEVDNVAGATYTSLGFKEAVKNAINNAK comes from the coding sequence ATGAAGAAAATAATTTTAACTTTAATTTTAACTCTTGCTTCAGTTACTGCATTTGCATCTGTTGGAGAGGGAGTTGGAAATGGATACAAAGATGAAATAAAGGTATCAGTGGAAAAAGACGGTGATAAAATAGTAGCTATTAAAGTTATCAAAATGGATGAAACAAAAAGAATTGCTCAGCCAGCTATTGAGAAACTTACTCAGGAGATTATTGCTCAACAGAAAGTAGAAGTCGACAACGTAGCAGGAGCTACTTATACATCTCTTGGTTTTAAAGAAGCAGTTAAAAATGCAATTAACAATGCTAAATAA